ttgtttttgagcttatgtgtattttttctgagcatttttaagtttataagttacattttgatttttttccgtcaaaactcaaatttaactgagtttatatgtaatgtttttgagttatattgtgattttttgagcttaatgtttaagtgaatgaactcaaaaactttataataaaactcagaaactttaaaacaaaactcgaaaactttattgtAATGCTCAAAATTTACACAACTGGTGGTAGTACatcggatgtataatccacttactgcaaACTTTTAAGATCtctttaagacaatacttaagagactcaaaagatttgggttaatacctaagtttcaaggaggcctcctatttataatcataggattaaCCCATTTGTCAATCTTTCGATgagggacaattctattatttatacctAGTATATTCtctacacctacattatttttcaatgtgggacatataatgtATTAAGAACTAAGAGGTACACTATCTTtagtatgtgcaaataatatgaaatttatattctaatgatagcatttttttatcacgaatctaattatattattttcataatttttttaacaatactttgttgtcaaatgaaatggaaaagtttttatataaaaattgaaaatatcacttgaataatttaggaaatatatatattataataattaaaagattctccaccttattttttacatcaaaaattattatttatgatactttcctaaagtgatttttgatgatgtggacgctctagaatcgctcgaaaaaagcctcttttataaatatatataatatatagattactccctttgtcccggttatttgttgtccttttctattttaGGGTGTCAGTCATTTGTTgccctttctattttaagaatgagtttgatgagtaatttggtcattcacactcaatttatttcacttgtcatttagtaattggctcatCCCTTTTCCTTGGTCTTGGTGCCAAACCCAAAAAACAACAAATGACCAGGATGGAGGGAGTACATTTGTTACTTTTAGATTTGGTGCCATAGGCGTCAAAGCTAACTAAAATACCACGACGGTTTAGACCATGAATGGGATATGATCTCACTTTCAGTTTGCCTCTTGAATTTCAAGTCCCTTACAATTATAGGCTTGTGTTATCATCTAATAACAAGTTAAGAGAACCCGACAATAAGCTAAGAGAGAATACCTAATAAAAATCAAACATAAATAATCTACTAACTTATAAATAATTGCGACGGATGGAATATATGTATATCCATGAGCAAATTAAAGAACTGTGTGAATAACGACATGTAACGGTAAGTAGTTGCTTTAGAAATACATAAAGGACCATGTTCAGTTCTAAactacaattggtctcccttgtgacgggttaccatttgtgacggatattttgtgagataaaatggtaacaaaatgggttagtggagaaaggggaccacatgaatagtgttgcagagagagaaaaagtgggtacattgtgaggtaaaatggtacccgtcttcagcttgtgacggatatgtcatgtcttcaatgagaatttgtgtctaAACTAACACACAAGCATTCCCTGTACCTTCCACAACTGTTGTTGCTACCAAATTTTACCAAATTTTGTTTTCCAACTCAAATTTTACTAACCACTTTATATTAACTTATATGAATATAATAATACATCACTCATCACATATGGAGTTGTTCTTGTGGATTAGGTCCTAATTCATGACTAATGAGGAGCAAGTAGTGTATTTTTTATCGTATCAGAAAGTCGGTTGTACTCAGTCTTACCCTTATTGCCAAGTTAAACCCACCAAATGTTTCTTTTTTTAGCAGCCGTAAAAAAAAGTTCTTATACGCATGATATTTGACTCATTTGATCAAATGCACTTATTTTAGTAATACTGTAAACCCACCAAATATAAAGGCTACATTTGAGCATTATATCTACTAGTATATCATTAGATTTGTTATCACATTCCTACCTTATAAAAACTTCCCAAGACTTCCTTCCAACATTAACTACATGCTAGCTATTAGCTAACATGCTCTCATTTCTCATTAATCCAATCTCACTATACCTCATTATATCACTTCTAATCACTCATTCTTCATCTACCATGGTTCAATCACATTACCACGATCACGATCATCATCACAAACATCCTCATGTATGGCACAAGTTCAACAAACTCCTCAATTCTAAGAAAGGAAGTCGAATTCAAGGCATCGCGGAGCTTAAACAATACTTTCACCATTTcggctactatcatcatatactCCCAAACAATAACCACACCAAAATTCCATTCACCAACAAATTCGATGACCATTTAGAGGATGTTGTAACGCGTTACCAACAAATTTTCGGCCTCCCTAAGACCGGAACCCTTGATGAAAGTACAATTTCCTTAGTCATGTCTCCTAGGTGTGGGGTACCAGACCATAAtatcataaacaaaaaccctaGACCAACTTCATTATTACATGGAGTTCAACATTACCTTTATTTTCCGGGACAACCTAGGTGGAACCGCGAAATCCCTATAAATCTAACCTATGCATTTTCACCTCAAGACATGATCAATTACTTAAGCATGCCAGAAATAAGAGGTGCATTTGCGCGGTCTTTTTCCAAATGGGCATCAATTATTCCAGTTAACTTCCTCGAAACACAAGATTACGACTTAGCTGACATTAAAATCGGGTTTTACAGTGGTGACCATGGAGACGGTGACCCATTCGATGGGGTATTAGGGGTGCTAGCCCATGCATTTTCACCAGAAAATGGGAGATTCCATCTTGATGCAGCTGAAACATGGACTGTTGATTTCAAAAGCGAGAACTCGAAAGTGGCTATTGATTTAGAGTCTGTTGCATTGCATGAGATTGGACATCTTCTAGGGTTAGCTCATAGTACTATTGAAGAATCAGTCATGTACCCAAGTTTGAAACCAAGAGAAAGAAAATTGAAATTAAGGGTAGATGATATTGCAGGAGTTCAAAATCTTTATGGTTCGAATCCGAATTTTACACTTGGAGCTTTGTTAGAAGCTGAAACTTCATCATCTTTTCATTGCATTGATCATCTGAGGGATACATTTCATATGCTGGCTTCCTTAGCTGCATTTCTAGTCATATGTTTGTGTCTATGATTCGACGTTTTATTTCGAAACAGAGTGTTTTAGCAAAGTTGGTTTAGTTTGTGTATATCATGTAGTAAAGTTTAGACCTTGTACAATACAAATATACAATCCAAACTCGGAAAATCGATTTGAAAGTTGAAATATTCGAATTGTTATAGCACATCGTCATAAGAAAGATGAAACTGTTCTGAACTACCCAAATCTCAATTAAAACAAGGGACCTACAAAGCTTGTCCTGACAGTCCAAAGCAGAGTCACATATGGTCTCAAGATGGGTCCGTAACAGGTGATAGGATACCCTTAGATTGCAGGGTAGCAGTATCTAATGCAGTTGAACCAGCTACAGCGAAATTAACATCATGCGAGAAGTCGGCTCCTTCTGCAAGGTACGGGTTTAAGAAAGGAAGATTGAAGAAGCTGGCGAATTGGTCAATCATTAGCAGGCCGTCAGAGCAACGACCAGTTGGCTTGTGCATGGTCAGCCCATAGGGATACGTCGCAAAATTATAAGCTCAGACAGGAGACTCGATGACAAGATTGCCAGTGTCGCTAATGGAGTCGCCAAACTGGAAGAGGTAGTCAATTGAATGAGAAGTGGGGAGCTGCAATTCCAGGGGCTTGAGAAGTGGGAGCGATTTCAAAGTCTTGGTAAGAGTAATTTTACTCTTTTTTTCTTGGGTCGTGTTTAACTTCAGGTGTCCTTGGAACTATGGATCCTATAGATCAAACCCACCAATTCCCGCCTTTATCTGAGGATGTGGAGCAACTCTATCGGTTTACAGCGAGCTAAGATAAGTCTCGTGACGAAGATTGCGTACCAAAAACAAGATTTGTGTTAGGCTCTCTTTACTCATTAGTGATGATGAAATCACGAGCGAAAAAAATCTTTATCAATTGACCCCTGGTTCTCAAAGCAAGAAAATTAAACAAATAGATTGAAACATTAATTTGTTATCACAAATTACTGAAGCTGAAAGACACAATATTCAAGATTTGACAATATCACAGATAATTGAAGAGAGAGTATTCACAATATCG
This sequence is a window from Silene latifolia isolate original U9 population chromosome 8, ASM4854445v1, whole genome shotgun sequence. Protein-coding genes within it:
- the LOC141596641 gene encoding metalloendoproteinase 4-MMP-like; this encodes MLSFLINPISLYLIISLLITHSSSTMVQSHYHDHDHHHKHPHVWHKFNKLLNSKKGSRIQGIAELKQYFHHFGYYHHILPNNNHTKIPFTNKFDDHLEDVVTRYQQIFGLPKTGTLDESTISLVMSPRCGVPDHNIINKNPRPTSLLHGVQHYLYFPGQPRWNREIPINLTYAFSPQDMINYLSMPEIRGAFARSFSKWASIIPVNFLETQDYDLADIKIGFYSGDHGDGDPFDGVLGVLAHAFSPENGRFHLDAAETWTVDFKSENSKVAIDLESVALHEIGHLLGLAHSTIEESVMYPSLKPRERKLKLRVDDIAGVQNLYGSNPNFTLGALLEAETSSSFHCIDHLRDTFHMLASLAAFLVICLCL